Proteins encoded by one window of Chondrinema litorale:
- a CDS encoding LysR family transcriptional regulator, which produces MDYTLHQLKVFLKVVEVQSVTKASEELFLTQPAVSIQLKKFQDQFSVPLTEVIGRKLYITDFGKEIAKAAEKILAEIELINYKTMTYQNQLAGRLRISVASTGKYVMPYFLAGFMREHRGVDLIMDVTNKTLVVKSLEQNLVDFSLVSIIPEQLDINNLQLLQNKLYLIGSTDLKHRKDKSKIKIFEEYPLIYREPGSATRNAMEEFIKGKNLPTYKKIELTSNEAVKQAVIAGLGYSIMPLIGIKNELKNGEIEIIPFQGLPIVTHWNLVWLKPKNLSPVAQAFIKYIKQEKVNITLKQFDWYEKY; this is translated from the coding sequence ATGGATTATACTTTGCACCAACTGAAAGTATTCCTCAAAGTAGTTGAGGTTCAAAGTGTTACAAAAGCTTCTGAAGAACTTTTTTTAACTCAACCAGCTGTTTCTATACAATTAAAAAAATTTCAAGATCAGTTCTCTGTACCGCTTACAGAGGTAATAGGCAGAAAATTATACATTACAGATTTTGGGAAAGAAATAGCTAAAGCAGCTGAAAAAATATTGGCTGAGATAGAGCTAATTAATTACAAAACAATGACCTACCAAAACCAATTAGCAGGTCGGTTACGTATCTCCGTAGCATCTACTGGCAAGTATGTAATGCCTTATTTTTTAGCTGGATTTATGCGTGAACATAGAGGAGTAGATCTTATTATGGATGTAACTAACAAAACCTTGGTTGTAAAAAGCTTAGAACAAAACCTTGTAGATTTTTCTTTGGTATCTATTATTCCAGAACAGTTAGATATTAACAACTTGCAGCTTTTGCAAAACAAACTTTATCTTATAGGCAGCACTGACTTAAAACACAGAAAAGACAAGTCAAAAATAAAAATATTTGAGGAGTATCCTCTAATTTACAGAGAGCCAGGCTCAGCAACACGTAATGCTATGGAGGAATTTATAAAAGGAAAAAACCTTCCTACTTATAAGAAAATTGAATTGACTTCTAACGAAGCCGTAAAACAAGCTGTAATTGCAGGTTTAGGCTATTCCATTATGCCCTTAATTGGAATTAAAAATGAATTAAAAAATGGAGAGATTGAAATAATACCCTTTCAAGGTTTGCCTATTGTGACACATTGGAACTTGGTTTGGTTAAAACCAAAAAATTTATCACCAGTAGCCCAAGCGTTTATTAAATATATAAAACAAGAAAAAGTGAATATTACGCTAAAACAGTTTGACTGGTATGAGAAATACTAG
- a CDS encoding ParA family protein, with protein MSAKVISIANEKGGVAKTTSCAAMGSVLSRLGYTVILIDLDPQSDLTISLGIDPEDRNIHDCLFTHRKLKATPINENLVLVGGSPELTSIDFMDNLKKDDEYQYENPRKIVKQLIDAARDMCDFMLLDCPPNLEIITQNALLASDYVLVPSEAHSFSINGVENILEQIVKFKKKANPSLEVLGIFLTRYRVKTRSHEDLVEYFNQNHPDIFLNTYIHENITIQEATHSGRELEEHDAYKKQSSLVKKKEPFKGLKDYRDLVNEILKRM; from the coding sequence ATGTCAGCTAAAGTAATCAGCATTGCCAACGAAAAAGGAGGCGTAGCAAAAACAACATCTTGTGCTGCTATGGGTAGTGTACTTTCCCGTTTGGGTTACACTGTAATTTTAATAGATTTAGATCCACAAAGTGACCTTACCATTTCACTGGGTATCGATCCGGAAGACCGCAACATCCACGACTGTCTTTTTACACACAGAAAGTTAAAAGCAACACCAATTAATGAGAACTTGGTATTGGTTGGTGGCTCACCCGAACTCACTTCTATAGACTTTATGGATAACCTCAAAAAAGACGATGAATACCAGTACGAAAACCCTAGAAAAATTGTAAAACAACTGATAGATGCAGCACGCGATATGTGCGATTTTATGTTGTTAGATTGTCCGCCCAATTTGGAGATAATTACCCAAAATGCATTGCTTGCCAGCGATTATGTTTTGGTGCCATCAGAAGCACACAGTTTTAGCATCAACGGAGTAGAAAACATCTTAGAGCAGATTGTAAAATTTAAGAAGAAAGCCAATCCAAGTTTAGAGGTCTTGGGTATTTTCTTAACCCGTTACAGAGTAAAAACCCGCAGTCACGAAGATTTGGTGGAGTACTTCAATCAAAATCATCCCGATATTTTTCTTAATACCTACATCCACGAAAATATTACTATACAAGAAGCTACACACAGTGGTCGAGAGTTAGAAGAGCACGATGCTTATAAAAAACAAAGTAGTTTGGTAAAGAAAAAAGAGCCATTTAAAGGCTTAAAAGACTACAGAGACTTGGTTAATGAAATTTTAAAACGCATGTGA
- a CDS encoding glycosyltransferase family 2 protein: MVVFLWLFWVAFFIIFYNYAGYGILLAAIVSIKKIISKKTVDEEPFYLPVTFLIAAYNEEDFIEQKIKNTLAQDYPADKLEILIITDGSSDRTPEICRQFSEVKVMHEDARRGKTAALNRAMKEVTNPVVIFNDANTILNEDAVKNLVKHYKDPKVGGASGEKKVVKLDSEDDNVGEGEGLYWKYESFLKKLDSELYTVVGSAGELFSIRTELYEFVEENVILDDFIISLRINKKGYRIVYEPEAVAMENPSFSMEDEHKRKVRICAGGIQSIIMLKSLLNIFKYPVLSFEYISHRVLRWTLTPLSLPLIFIANVLLLNVHPYFYKVFFMLQLAFYVAALLGWYLTKRNIKFKPFYLPYYFFFMNLAVFQGFFKFIRGRQSAVWDKAKRG; encoded by the coding sequence ATGGTAGTTTTTTTATGGCTATTTTGGGTGGCTTTTTTTATTATATTTTACAACTATGCAGGTTATGGGATTTTATTAGCGGCCATCGTTAGCATAAAGAAAATAATTAGTAAAAAAACTGTAGATGAAGAGCCTTTTTACCTACCTGTCACCTTTTTAATAGCAGCCTATAACGAAGAAGATTTTATAGAACAAAAAATAAAGAATACACTAGCACAAGACTATCCGGCAGACAAATTAGAGATTCTTATTATTACAGATGGTTCAAGTGATCGCACCCCCGAAATATGCAGGCAGTTTAGCGAAGTAAAAGTAATGCATGAAGATGCAAGAAGAGGTAAAACAGCTGCGCTTAACAGAGCCATGAAAGAAGTAACTAATCCGGTAGTGATTTTTAATGATGCCAATACGATTCTAAATGAAGACGCTGTAAAGAATCTGGTTAAGCATTACAAAGACCCAAAAGTAGGCGGAGCTTCAGGAGAGAAAAAAGTGGTAAAGTTAGATTCTGAAGATGATAATGTAGGAGAAGGAGAGGGGCTTTATTGGAAGTACGAGTCATTCCTAAAAAAGCTCGATTCTGAGCTATATACAGTTGTTGGTTCTGCGGGTGAGCTTTTTTCTATAAGAACAGAACTATATGAGTTTGTTGAAGAAAATGTGATATTGGATGATTTTATTATCTCGTTAAGAATTAATAAAAAAGGATATAGAATAGTATATGAGCCTGAAGCTGTGGCCATGGAGAATCCATCTTTTTCTATGGAAGATGAGCATAAAAGGAAAGTGAGAATTTGTGCGGGTGGCATTCAGTCTATCATTATGTTAAAATCTCTTTTAAACATCTTTAAGTATCCTGTATTATCATTTGAATATATATCTCACCGGGTTTTAAGGTGGACACTCACACCTCTTAGTTTACCACTTATCTTTATAGCAAATGTATTGCTGCTAAATGTGCATCCTTACTTTTATAAAGTGTTTTTTATGCTACAATTGGCTTTTTATGTGGCCGCTCTATTAGGTTGGTATTTAACAAAGCGAAATATAAAGTTTAAGCCATTTTACCTTCCCTATTATTTTTTCTTTATGAACCTCGCTGTTTTTCAGGGCTTTTTTAAGTTTATTAGAGGAAGACAATCTGCGGTTTGGGATAAGGCTAAGAGAGGTTAA